The sequence TTGATGTTCCAGCAAAAAATATCATGGAAGATAGAGAAAAAGGACAGAAAGCTGCTTCTTCTGTCTGCCCTTATAGGAAATACTCTCTCCATCGTCACTCAGGAATCTGGCACCATGCTGACCTCGGCCCAGATGGGCTCTGTCATAACAGCGGCCACACCGGCTTTTATGGTGGTCTTCGGCTGCCTGCTGCTCCATGAACGGTTCAACTTCAGCCGACTATTATCCGTGGTTCTTGCCACTATAGGGGTGCTGCTCATTGTGATTGACCCGGACAATATACAGTGTGGAAGCGTGCTGGGCGGCGTTTATCTTATGATTGCCGCCATTACCTGGGCACTGATGTCCATTTTATTGAAGCTCTTGAGCCATTATTCCGTCTTTGCCCTGACCTTTTACAGCGTGCTGATTGCCTTTATCACCCTCAGCCCCTACGGTCTCTGGTGGCTCACCTCTGCAGCAGATTTTACAGCCCTCGCCCAGCCCCAAATCTGGGGCTCCATTCTCTATGTGGGCATGATTTCCACCACTGCGGGGTTCGTCCTCTGGAGCAAGGGTCTGACTTACATGGATGCCTCTATCGGCGGCCTTTTTATGTTCTTCCAGCCCGTGGTGGGAACTCTGCTGGGATATTTCCTGCTGGATGAGGCCATTACCAGTTACTTTGTACCGGGCTTTGCCCTCATCGCCATCGGCGTGATGCTGGCCATGCGTGGAGGCAATACCACGGCAGAGGAAAAGCTGGCCAAAAGCAGAACCTGCGTATAATTTCAAAAACAGAAAAAAATAAGCCGCCATGACGCACAACGTAAAACACTGTATGCCATGGCGGCTTTTGATTGTTAATCTGGGAGGCAGGCTCGTGTTGCCAACTATGCCTGACTGAGTTCGATTAGTCCCTTTTCCACGCAGTAGTAATAAATTCCGTCATCCTCAACACTTTTACATTCAGTATCCGCTATTGCCTTAACTTCATCGCCAGCATTCCCCATCGCTATTCCTGTTCCCACAGCACGAAGCATCTCGATATCGTTTCTTCCATCCCCAAAGGCAATCGCTTCCTGCTTCGAGAATCCGAAATAGTCAAGGATGTTCTTTACAGCTTTGCCTTTGCCAGATTCAGCAGGAATCAAATCAGCCGCTCTATCCCACCAGGCTGTCACGGATATGCCCTTGGTGCCGCGTAGAATCTCCTCATATTCCGAGCTCACGCAGCTAACCATCATCTGATATATGTCATCCTTACATTTTTTATCAAAATCCCCATCAATAGCGATGTTTTCTCCCCCAAAGGAAAAATATGTTTTCAGGTCTTCATCCATGCCATTGGCCACAATGAA comes from Selenomonas ruminantium subsp. lactilytica TAM6421 and encodes:
- a CDS encoding Cof-type HAD-IIB family hydrolase — encoded protein: MNSVRNSALPVKIAFFDIDGTLLSLGVREPSAKIVYTLKELQRNGVILCMATGRGVLARPKLKGIHFDAYITFNGSYCFTDEELIHSCPIPKSDVLQILENTKRMGRAVVISNDKFIVANGMDEDLKTYFSFGGENIAIDGDFDKKCKDDIYQMMVSCVSSEYEEILRGTKGISVTAWWDRAADLIPAESGKGKAVKNILDYFGFSKQEAIAFGDGRNDIEMLRAVGTGIAMGNAGDEVKAIADTECKSVEDDGIYYYCVEKGLIELSQA
- a CDS encoding DMT family transporter gives rise to the protein MRNLIIGLVLLSLAGSIWGAMFIAVRLTVGVITPVALVWMRYGVALIPLVFLMFQQKISWKIEKKDRKLLLLSALIGNTLSIVTQESGTMLTSAQMGSVITAATPAFMVVFGCLLLHERFNFSRLLSVVLATIGVLLIVIDPDNIQCGSVLGGVYLMIAAITWALMSILLKLLSHYSVFALTFYSVLIAFITLSPYGLWWLTSAADFTALAQPQIWGSILYVGMISTTAGFVLWSKGLTYMDASIGGLFMFFQPVVGTLLGYFLLDEAITSYFVPGFALIAIGVMLAMRGGNTTAEEKLAKSRTCV